One stretch of Flavobacterium sp. 9 DNA includes these proteins:
- a CDS encoding DMT family transporter, producing MRNDNLKSYLNLHLIVFIWGFTAILGALITIDAENLVWFRMLLAMIFLGAFIVYKKQSFQVPIKELFKLIFVGLLIALHWIFFFKAIHVSNVSITLSIFSLGAFFASLLEPLFYGRKILFYEVFFGLIIIAGLALILQVEIKYLTGVYYALAAIILGVLFTLMNGKLISDHEPSVITFYEFGAGVFFISVYFLVQGKFTADFFTMSLDNWILLLVLASVCTAYAFTASVKVMQKLTPYTVMLTTNLEPVYGIILAYFILGGKEKMSTEFYIGAIIIVITVILNGVFKHYKNKKEL from the coding sequence ATGCGAAACGATAATTTAAAAAGTTATTTAAATCTACATTTAATTGTTTTTATCTGGGGTTTTACAGCCATTTTAGGCGCTTTAATTACAATTGATGCTGAAAATTTGGTTTGGTTCAGAATGCTTCTTGCAATGATTTTTTTAGGAGCATTTATTGTCTATAAAAAACAATCTTTTCAAGTTCCGATAAAAGAACTCTTTAAACTGATTTTTGTTGGTTTACTGATTGCTCTGCATTGGATATTCTTTTTTAAAGCAATTCATGTTTCTAATGTTTCAATTACGCTTTCGATATTTTCTTTGGGAGCATTTTTTGCCTCTTTATTAGAACCGCTTTTTTACGGAAGAAAAATATTGTTTTATGAAGTTTTCTTTGGATTAATTATAATTGCCGGACTTGCTTTGATCTTGCAAGTTGAAATTAAATATCTTACAGGTGTTTATTATGCATTGGCAGCCATTATTCTTGGTGTTTTATTTACCTTGATGAATGGTAAATTAATCTCAGATCATGAACCGTCTGTTATTACATTTTATGAATTTGGTGCAGGAGTTTTCTTTATTTCTGTTTATTTTTTAGTTCAGGGAAAATTTACTGCCGACTTTTTTACAATGTCATTAGATAACTGGATTCTATTACTCGTTCTTGCATCTGTTTGTACAGCTTATGCATTTACTGCTTCGGTAAAAGTGATGCAGAAACTAACACCTTATACGGTGATGTTAACGACTAATTTAGAGCCTGTTTACGGAATTATTCTGGCTTATTTTATTCTTGGAGGAAAAGAAAAAATGAGTACGGAATTTTATATTGGAGCCATTATAATTGTAATTACAGTTATCTTAAATGGCGTTTTTAAACATTATAAAAATAAGAAAGAACTGTAA
- a CDS encoding LptF/LptG family permease: MLTIIDKYILKRYLATFSVMILLFIPIGIVIDVSEKVNKMLENKIPFTEIAIYYYNFTIYFANSLFPIFLFLSVIWFTSKLANNTEIIAILSSGISFTRFLRPYIIGASIVSVFVLLMGFFIVPAASEGFNNFRYTYLKGGGKAEMMGNNTNVYRQINDNDFIFVNSFNEESKTAFNFSLEHFEKDKLTYKITASRIKWDPKAKTYILYDYTKRTLGDLNDVIEKVPEKKVAFKFELADLTPVVYIAETLPLGKLIDFIEKERKRGSGNINTYLVVLYKKYSVPVSAFILTIIAVAVSSMKRRGGMGTNLAIGIAIAFSFVFFDKIFGTLAEKSTFSPLLAVWFPNIVFGILAVYLLRNAKR; encoded by the coding sequence CGACTTTTTCGGTAATGATATTATTATTTATTCCAATTGGAATTGTAATTGATGTCTCTGAGAAGGTTAATAAAATGCTGGAAAATAAGATTCCGTTTACTGAAATCGCAATCTATTATTACAACTTTACAATTTATTTTGCGAATTCATTATTTCCGATTTTTCTGTTTTTATCAGTAATTTGGTTTACCTCAAAACTGGCAAATAATACTGAGATTATTGCAATTTTGAGTTCTGGAATTTCTTTTACACGTTTCTTAAGACCATACATTATTGGTGCTTCTATAGTATCAGTTTTTGTGCTTTTGATGGGATTTTTTATTGTTCCTGCTGCCAGCGAAGGCTTTAATAATTTTAGATATACGTATCTAAAAGGTGGAGGAAAAGCAGAGATGATGGGGAATAATACTAATGTGTACAGACAAATTAATGATAATGATTTTATTTTTGTAAATAGTTTTAATGAAGAGTCTAAAACGGCTTTTAATTTTTCATTAGAGCATTTTGAAAAGGATAAATTGACGTATAAAATTACGGCAAGTCGTATTAAATGGGATCCGAAAGCTAAAACATATATTCTATACGATTATACAAAAAGAACGTTAGGGGATTTGAATGATGTAATTGAAAAGGTACCGGAAAAAAAGGTAGCTTTTAAATTTGAACTGGCAGATTTAACTCCGGTAGTTTATATTGCAGAAACACTTCCGCTTGGAAAATTAATTGACTTTATTGAAAAAGAAAGGAAAAGAGGTTCCGGAAATATTAATACTTATTTAGTTGTACTTTATAAGAAATATAGTGTTCCGGTTTCCGCTTTTATTTTGACTATTATTGCGGTGGCAGTTTCGTCAATGAAACGCCGTGGTGGTATGGGAACGAATTTGGCTATTGGAATTGCAATTGCGTTTTCTTTCGTATTCTTTGATAAAATATTCGGTACTCTTGCCGAAAAATCTACATTCTCACCTTTATTAGCCGTTTGGTTCCCAAATATAGTTTTTGGAATTCTGGCGGTTTACTTATTACGCAATGCGAAACGATAA
- a CDS encoding acetyl-CoA carboxylase carboxyltransferase subunit alpha produces MEYLDFELPIKELEEQLEKCVIIGKESDVDVTPTCKEINKKLVETKKEIYKNLTAWQRVQLSRHPNRPYTLDYIRAICGDTFLELHGDRNFKDDKAMVGGLGKVNGQSFMIVGQQKGFNTKTRQYRNFGMANPEGYRKALRLMKMAEKFGIPVLTLVDTPGAYPGLEAEERGQGEAIARNIFEMVRLQVPIITIIVGEGASGGALGIGVGDKVYMLENTWYSVISPESCSSILWKSWEYKERAADALKLTSSDMKKQKLVDDVIPEPLGGAHYDRETTFKTVAEYITKGYNELKDLSTADLIAQRMDKYSNMGEYKE; encoded by the coding sequence ATGGAATATTTAGATTTTGAGCTTCCAATCAAAGAACTTGAAGAACAGTTAGAAAAGTGTGTTATTATTGGAAAAGAATCTGATGTTGATGTAACACCAACCTGCAAGGAAATCAACAAGAAATTAGTAGAAACTAAGAAAGAAATATACAAAAACCTTACGGCTTGGCAACGTGTTCAATTGTCAAGACATCCAAATAGACCTTATACTTTAGATTATATCAGAGCAATTTGCGGTGATACATTTTTAGAACTTCACGGAGACAGAAATTTTAAAGATGATAAAGCTATGGTTGGTGGACTAGGAAAAGTAAACGGACAATCGTTTATGATCGTTGGTCAGCAAAAAGGTTTTAATACAAAAACACGTCAGTACCGTAACTTTGGTATGGCAAATCCTGAAGGATACCGTAAAGCTTTGCGTTTGATGAAAATGGCAGAGAAATTTGGTATTCCGGTTTTGACTTTGGTAGATACTCCGGGTGCATATCCAGGACTTGAGGCCGAAGAAAGAGGACAAGGAGAGGCTATCGCAAGAAACATTTTTGAAATGGTTCGTTTACAAGTGCCAATTATCACAATTATTGTTGGAGAAGGTGCTTCTGGTGGAGCTTTAGGAATAGGTGTTGGAGATAAAGTTTATATGTTAGAGAATACTTGGTATTCTGTAATTTCTCCAGAATCTTGTTCTTCAATTTTATGGAAAAGCTGGGAGTATAAAGAACGTGCTGCCGATGCTTTGAAATTGACTTCATCTGATATGAAAAAACAAAAATTAGTTGATGATGTTATTCCGGAACCACTAGGAGGAGCGCACTATGATCGCGAAACTACCTTTAAAACAGTTGCCGAATACATTACCAAAGGATATAATGAATTGAAAGACTTATCAACAGCCGACTTAATTGCCCAAAGAATGGACAAATACAGTAATATGGGCGAGTATAAAGAGTAA